From Halichoerus grypus chromosome 6, mHalGry1.hap1.1, whole genome shotgun sequence, one genomic window encodes:
- the ETFRF1 gene encoding electron transfer flavoprotein regulatory factor 1, with product MKMANSLRGEVLNLYKNLLYLGRDYPKGADYFKRRLKSVFLKNKDVKDPEKIKELIGRGEFVMKELEALYFLRKYRAMKQRYYSDINKTN from the exons atgaaaatggccAATTCTTTAAGAGGAGAAGTACtgaatctttataaaaat ctgCTGTATCTTGGGCGAGACTATCCAAAAGGAGCAGACTATTTTAAAAGGCGTCTGAAGAgtgttttccttaaaaacaaagatgTGAAGGACCCAGAGAAGATCAAAGAGCTTATTGGACGGGGCGAATTTGTAATGAAAGAGCTAGAAGCCTTATACTTCCTTAGGAAATACAGAGCGATGAAACAACGCTATTACTCAGATATCAACAAAACTAACTGA